One Streptococcus sp. DTU_2020_1001019_1_SI_AUS_MUR_006 DNA window includes the following coding sequences:
- a CDS encoding branched-chain amino acid ABC transporter permease produces MKENLKVNILWLLLLLAGYGLISVLVSAGVLNLFYIQILEQIGINIILAVGLNLIVGFSGQFSLGHAGFMAIGAYAAAIIGSKSPTYGAFFGAMLLGALISGLVALVVGIPTLRLKGDYLAVATLGVAEIIRICIVNGGELTNGAAGILGIPNFTNWQMVYFFAVITTIATLNFLRSPIGRLTLSVREDEIAAESVGVNTTKIKIIAFVFGAMTASIAGSLQAGFIGSVVPKDYSFINSINVLIIVVFGGLGSITGAIVAAIVLGILNMLLQDVASIRMIIYALALVLVMIFRPGGLLGTWELSLSSFFKKTKKEEQN; encoded by the coding sequence ATGAAAGAAAATTTAAAAGTTAATATTTTATGGTTGCTCCTTTTATTAGCAGGCTATGGCTTAATCAGCGTACTTGTTTCAGCTGGAGTGCTCAATCTCTTTTATATTCAAATTTTAGAGCAAATTGGGATTAACATCATACTTGCAGTTGGTCTTAACCTTATCGTAGGTTTTTCTGGACAATTTTCTCTAGGGCACGCAGGATTTATGGCTATTGGTGCCTATGCGGCTGCAATTATTGGTTCTAAATCTCCAACCTATGGAGCCTTCTTTGGAGCTATGCTTCTTGGAGCACTTATCTCAGGATTAGTGGCTTTAGTCGTTGGGATTCCAACTCTTCGTTTGAAAGGGGACTATCTTGCAGTAGCAACCCTAGGTGTTGCTGAGATTATTCGAATCTGTATTGTTAATGGTGGTGAACTAACTAATGGTGCAGCTGGTATTCTAGGTATTCCAAACTTTACTAACTGGCAAATGGTATATTTCTTTGCTGTGATTACAACAATTGCAACACTTAATTTCCTTCGTAGTCCAATCGGTCGTCTAACTTTATCCGTTCGTGAAGATGAAATCGCTGCTGAATCAGTTGGGGTAAATACAACCAAAATCAAAATTATTGCTTTTGTATTCGGAGCGATGACTGCAAGTATTGCAGGTTCGCTTCAAGCAGGATTTATCGGTTCTGTTGTGCCTAAAGATTATAGTTTTATCAACTCTATCAACGTCTTGATTATTGTTGTATTTGGCGGTTTGGGATCCATTACAGGAGCGATTGTTGCTGCCATTGTTCTTGGTATTTTAAACATGCTTCTACAGGATGTAGCAAGTATTCGTATGATCATCTACGCCCTAGCCTTGGTACTTGTAATGATTTTCAGACCAGGTGGTCTTCTTGGAACATGGGAATTAAGTCTATCTAGTTTCTTTAAAAAAACTAAGAAGGAGGAACAAAACTAA
- a CDS encoding branched-chain amino acid ABC transporter permease encodes MLQQLVNGLILGSVYALLALGYTMVYGIIKLINFAHGDIYMIGAFMGYFLINSLQLNFFVALILSMAGTAILGVIIEFLAYRPLRHSTRISVLITAIGVSFLLEYGMVYLVGANTRAFPQAIQTVRYDLGPISLTNIQLLILTVSLVLMVLLQLIVQKTKMGKAMRAVSVDSDAAQLMGINVNRTISFTFALGSALAGAAGVLIALYYNSLEPLMGMTPGIKSFVAAVLGGIGIIPGAALGGFVIGLLETFATAFGMSDFRDAIVYGILLLILIVRPAGILGKNVKEKV; translated from the coding sequence ATGCTTCAACAACTTGTAAATGGTTTAATCTTGGGTAGTGTCTATGCGCTGCTAGCCCTAGGTTATACTATGGTTTATGGAATTATCAAGCTGATTAACTTTGCCCACGGTGATATCTATATGATAGGTGCTTTCATGGGTTATTTTTTGATTAATTCCTTGCAATTAAATTTCTTTGTTGCCTTGATTTTATCAATGGCAGGCACAGCAATTCTTGGTGTTATCATTGAGTTTCTAGCTTACCGCCCATTACGTCATTCAACTCGTATCTCTGTATTGATTACAGCGATTGGGGTTTCCTTCTTACTTGAGTATGGGATGGTTTATCTAGTCGGAGCCAACACACGTGCCTTTCCTCAAGCAATCCAAACAGTGCGTTATGACTTAGGTCCAATCAGTCTGACCAATATTCAATTGTTGATTTTGACTGTCTCACTTGTTTTGATGGTTCTTCTGCAACTCATTGTACAAAAAACAAAAATGGGGAAAGCCATGCGTGCTGTATCTGTAGATAGTGATGCTGCTCAGTTGATGGGAATCAATGTAAACCGTACTATCAGCTTTACATTCGCTTTGGGTTCAGCCCTAGCTGGTGCAGCGGGTGTCTTGATTGCACTTTACTATAACTCTCTTGAACCATTGATGGGGATGACTCCAGGTATTAAATCATTCGTGGCTGCCGTTCTAGGTGGTATCGGAATCATCCCTGGTGCGGCTCTGGGTGGCTTTGTTATTGGTCTTTTAGAAACATTTGCTACCGCCTTCGGAATGTCAGATTTCCGTGATGCTATCGTGTATGGAATCTTGCTCTTAATCTTGATTGTACGTCCAGCTGGTATCCTCGGTAAGAATGTGAAAGAGAAGGTGTAA
- a CDS encoding ABC transporter substrate-binding protein: MKKKFALSFVALASVALLAACGEVKSGASNAAGNEIDKELKIGFNFEKTGEVAAYGSAEQKGAQLAVDEINAAGGIDGKQIEVVDKDNKSETAEAATVTTNLVTQSKVNALVGPATSGATAAAVANAGKAGVPLVTPSATQDDLTKGQDYLFRATFIDSFQGQIIAKYTTDNLKAKKVVLYYDNSSDYAKGIAEAFKKSYKGEIVATETFQSKDTDFQAALTKIKDKDFDAIVLPGYYTETGKIVNQARGMGIKQPIIGGDGFSDAKFVEQATPAAATDIYYVTGFSTEGEMTDKAKKFVEAYKAKYNEEPSMFAALAYDSVYMISEASKGAKNSVELKDNLAKLKDLEGVTGTMSIDKDHNPVKSALMIGLKDGKVESVESVKP, encoded by the coding sequence ATGAAGAAAAAATTTGCCCTATCGTTTGTGGCGCTTGCAAGTGTAGCACTTCTTGCAGCCTGCGGAGAAGTGAAGTCTGGAGCGTCAAACGCTGCTGGTAACGAAATCGACAAAGAACTAAAAATCGGTTTTAATTTTGAAAAAACTGGTGAAGTAGCAGCCTACGGTAGCGCTGAACAAAAAGGTGCTCAATTGGCCGTTGATGAAATCAACGCAGCTGGTGGTATCGATGGAAAACAAATCGAAGTTGTAGACAAAGATAACAAATCTGAGACAGCTGAAGCGGCTACCGTTACAACAAACCTTGTTACCCAATCAAAAGTGAACGCTCTTGTAGGACCTGCAACTTCAGGTGCCACTGCCGCAGCGGTTGCCAATGCTGGTAAAGCAGGTGTACCATTGGTAACCCCATCAGCAACTCAAGATGATTTGACAAAAGGTCAAGATTACCTTTTCCGTGCAACCTTCATCGATAGCTTCCAAGGACAAATCATTGCTAAATACACAACTGATAACTTGAAAGCGAAGAAAGTCGTTCTATACTACGATAACTCATCTGACTATGCTAAAGGGATTGCTGAAGCCTTCAAGAAATCTTATAAAGGTGAAATTGTAGCGACAGAAACGTTCCAATCTAAGGATACAGATTTCCAAGCCGCACTTACAAAAATCAAAGATAAAGACTTCGATGCCATTGTCCTTCCAGGGTACTACACTGAAACTGGTAAAATTGTAAACCAAGCACGTGGTATGGGAATCAAACAACCAATCATCGGTGGTGATGGATTTAGTGATGCTAAATTCGTTGAACAAGCAACACCTGCTGCAGCTACAGACATCTACTACGTAACTGGATTCTCTACTGAAGGTGAAATGACTGATAAAGCCAAGAAATTCGTAGAAGCTTATAAAGCGAAATACAACGAAGAACCTTCAATGTTTGCAGCCTTGGCATATGATTCAGTTTACATGATTTCGGAAGCATCTAAAGGTGCTAAGAACTCTGTCGAATTGAAAGACAACCTTGCGAAGTTGAAAGACTTGGAAGGTGTTACTGGTACAATGTCTATTGACAAAGACCATAATCCGGTTAAATCTGCACTTATGATTGGCTTAAAAGATGGTAAAGTTGAGTCAGTTGAGTCGGTTAAACCTTAA
- a CDS encoding YlbG family protein has product MFQKENRSGLIIYLYYNRDAKKLDNYGDICYHSKKHRYLQLYVPTEEVEELVSRLGKEKFVKKVRQCHIQELETPFVGSLYRNNENVIM; this is encoded by the coding sequence ATGTTTCAAAAAGAGAATCGGTCTGGTCTGATTATCTACCTATACTATAATCGTGATGCAAAAAAACTCGATAATTATGGTGATATTTGTTACCACTCTAAAAAACACCGTTATCTGCAACTTTATGTTCCAACAGAAGAAGTGGAAGAACTGGTTAGCCGTTTAGGAAAAGAGAAATTTGTCAAAAAAGTGAGACAATGTCATATCCAAGAATTGGAAACTCCCTTTGTTGGTAGTCTCTACAGAAATAACGAAAACGTTATCATGTAA
- the clpP gene encoding ATP-dependent Clp protease proteolytic subunit ClpP produces MIPVVIEQTSRGERSYDIYSRLLKDRIIMLTGPVEDNMANSVIAQLLFLDAQDSTKDIYLYVNTPGGSVSAGLAIVDTMNFIKADVQTIVMGMAASMGTIIASSGAKGKRFMLPNAEYMIHQPMGGTGGGTQQTDMAIAAEHLLKTRKSLEQILADNSGKSVEQIHADAERDYWMSAQETLEYGFIDEIMANNSLN; encoded by the coding sequence ATGATTCCTGTAGTAATTGAACAAACAAGTCGTGGGGAACGTTCCTACGATATCTACTCTCGTCTTTTGAAAGACCGCATCATCATGCTGACAGGTCCAGTTGAAGACAATATGGCAAACTCAGTTATTGCTCAGTTGCTCTTCTTGGATGCTCAAGACAGCACTAAAGATATCTACCTCTATGTTAATACACCAGGTGGATCAGTTTCAGCTGGTTTGGCAATTGTAGATACTATGAATTTCATCAAAGCAGACGTACAAACGATTGTTATGGGTATGGCTGCCTCAATGGGAACTATTATCGCATCAAGTGGTGCTAAGGGCAAACGCTTCATGCTTCCAAATGCAGAGTACATGATTCACCAACCGATGGGTGGTACTGGTGGTGGTACGCAACAGACAGATATGGCTATTGCGGCTGAGCACTTGCTTAAAACTCGTAAGTCTTTGGAGCAAATTCTTGCAGATAATTCTGGTAAATCAGTTGAGCAAATCCATGCAGATGCTGAACGTGATTACTGGATGAGCGCTCAAGAAACACTTGAATATGGTTTCATTGATGAAATCATGGCTAATAATTCTTTGAATTAA
- a CDS encoding DNA topoisomerase I, giving the protein MGIDWEEILGVEENIAESYDDLVNEAMDDYLDESDEWQRSNNGHYVVGVWNGKKVRFKHKWCNHEFSEQEIDDLLSGKEIRFRCTVTKNEQDVIGKLEHLEYKGTKYVGFSPSNWKK; this is encoded by the coding sequence ATGGGAATCGATTGGGAAGAGATTTTAGGTGTAGAAGAGAATATCGCCGAGTCTTACGATGATTTAGTTAATGAAGCCATGGATGATTATCTAGATGAATCAGATGAATGGCAACGTAGTAATAATGGCCATTATGTCGTTGGTGTTTGGAATGGGAAGAAAGTTCGTTTTAAACATAAATGGTGTAATCATGAATTTTCTGAACAAGAAATAGATGATTTATTAAGTGGCAAAGAAATCCGCTTTCGATGTACTGTGACTAAAAATGAGCAGGATGTTATTGGGAAATTGGAGCATTTAGAATACAAGGGAACTAAGTATGTAGGTTTTTCTCCTTCTAATTGGAAAAAGTAA
- the upp gene encoding uracil phosphoribosyltransferase, which yields MGKLEVINHPLIQHKLSILRRTDTSTKAFRELVDEIAMLMGYEVLRDLPLEDVEIETPITKTVQKQLTGKKLAIVPILRAGIGMVDGLLSLVPAAKVGHIGMYRDEETLQPVEYLVKLPEDIDQRQIFVVDPMLATGGSAILAVDSLKKRGASNIKFVCLVSAPEGVKALQEAHPDVEIFTAALDERLNEHGYIVPGLGDAGDRLFGTK from the coding sequence ATGGGAAAACTTGAAGTCATTAATCATCCACTCATTCAACACAAATTGTCAATCTTGCGTCGTACAGACACTTCTACAAAAGCTTTTCGTGAATTAGTAGATGAAATTGCTATGTTGATGGGATATGAAGTACTTCGTGATCTTCCGCTTGAAGATGTGGAAATTGAAACACCAATTACTAAAACCGTTCAAAAACAATTGACAGGTAAAAAATTAGCAATTGTACCAATCTTGCGTGCTGGTATCGGTATGGTTGACGGTCTCTTGAGCTTGGTTCCAGCTGCTAAGGTTGGACATATCGGTATGTACCGTGATGAAGAAACTCTTCAACCTGTTGAATACTTGGTAAAATTACCAGAAGATATCGACCAACGTCAAATCTTTGTTGTTGACCCAATGCTTGCGACAGGTGGTTCAGCTATCCTTGCTGTTGATTCCCTCAAAAAACGTGGAGCATCAAACATCAAATTTGTCTGCCTTGTATCTGCTCCAGAAGGTGTAAAAGCTCTTCAAGAAGCTCACCCAGATGTAGAAATCTTTACAGCAGCTTTGGATGAACGTTTGAACGAACATGGCTATATCGTTCCAGGTCTTGGTGACGCAGGAGACCGCTTGTTCGGTACTAAATAA
- a CDS encoding deoxycytidylate deaminase — protein MTEKRLAWDEYFAAQALLIANRSTCKRAKVGAVLVKDNKVISTGYNGSVSGTEHCIDHDCLVIEGHCVRTLHAEVNAILQGAERGVPKGFTAYVTHFPCLNCTKQLLQVGCERVVYINQYRMDDYAQYLYREKGTELTHLPLETVQAALQEANLI, from the coding sequence ATGACAGAAAAAAGACTGGCTTGGGATGAGTATTTTGCTGCTCAAGCCCTATTGATTGCCAATCGTTCAACCTGTAAACGCGCCAAGGTAGGAGCTGTTTTAGTCAAGGATAATAAGGTTATTTCAACAGGTTATAATGGCTCTGTATCAGGAACAGAGCATTGTATTGACCATGACTGTTTGGTGATTGAAGGTCACTGTGTCCGTACCCTTCATGCAGAGGTGAATGCTATTTTACAAGGAGCCGAACGTGGCGTTCCAAAAGGATTTACAGCTTACGTTACTCATTTTCCTTGTCTCAACTGCACCAAGCAATTGCTTCAGGTAGGATGTGAGCGTGTCGTTTATATTAACCAGTACCGTATGGACGATTACGCCCAGTATCTCTATCGTGAAAAAGGGACTGAGTTGACCCACTTACCGCTTGAGACAGTACAAGCAGCTCTTCAAGAAGCTAACTTGATTTAA